The window TCTGGTCCGCGGGCTGCTCCTCCGGCGAGGAGCCGTACACCCTGGCCATGCTCATCAGCGAGGCCCTGGGCCTGGAGCTGCCCAAGTGGCGGGTGACCATCACGGCGGTGGACCTCTCCCCGGCCATGATCGCCAAGGCCAAGGAGGCGACCTACGGGGAGTACTCCTTCAAGACCACCACCGAGGAGCAGAAGCGGAAGTTCTTCACCCCGGTCGGGACGGACTTCAAGGTCAAGCCCGAGATCGCGCGCATGGTCAGTTTCCAGCAGATGAACCTGAACGACGACGCGGCGGTCCGGCGCGTGCCCAAGTCGCAGATCGTGTTCTGCCGCAACGTCATCATCTACTTCGACGAGGCCATGCGCACCAAGGTGGCGCGGGCCTTCTACGACAACCTGCTCCCCGGCGGATACCTCCTGCTCGGGCACTCCGAAACCCTGCACAAGATTTCAACGGCCTTCCGCCCCAAGTTCATCCCCGGGGCCATGGCCTACAGGAAGGAGTAGCGCCGTGGCACTGAA of the Desulfovibrio aminophilus genome contains:
- a CDS encoding protein-glutamate O-methyltransferase CheR, with translation MSLFSGAITLRAATPISDSEFKELRDFIYQRSGIWVDEKRKYLFENRFHKRLATLGLKSFDEYVKLLKYDPRSQEEMKSLWEIITTNETSFFRDIKQLESFKSVILAEVLAEQRKKGKLELNIWSAGCSSGEEPYTLAMLISEALGLELPKWRVTITAVDLSPAMIAKAKEATYGEYSFKTTTEEQKRKFFTPVGTDFKVKPEIARMVSFQQMNLNDDAAVRRVPKSQIVFCRNVIIYFDEAMRTKVARAFYDNLLPGGYLLLGHSETLHKISTAFRPKFIPGAMAYRKE